The sequence TCTTGGATAAATCCAGGATTAATCTTATCCCCGGCTATACCTTCCATAACACTATATTTATCTCCTTCTAATGTTGTCCCTTTTGTAATACCATAATTTTTATTGAAGGCACTTCCCTTTGATATTACATCTTCTTTTTTCTTCAACTGAGTGTCTACATAATCCTTGCTTACATACATTTCTTTAGCTAGATTATTCACTATAATACTATCTGAATTACTTGCTATTATATTTAATTTTAACTCGATTTTAAAAGGACCATATGATTCTGGTGGCACCCAGCTCGTTTCGTCCCCATCATTCATGTAGTAATAGAGCACTTCTACTCCATTATCATCAACATAAACACCTATCTCTCTTGGATAATACCCTTGTGATAAACTTACATTATCAACATAGGTCAACAAAGTAACTATATCCCCTTTTTGCTCCTTTGATATAATTCCTTTCTCAAATTTTTTATTTATTAAAGTTTTTAACTCTAAGGGATTATCATGTTCATCTAACCGTCCGTCGCCTATTACTATCTTTTTAAATTTTATTGCTGATTGATTTGCTTGAATTTTAGCCAAATAGGCTTTTCCTTGATTTGTTAAGCCATTAAATCTCATTTCTAATTTGCACCCCCATTAACTCTTTAAATCCACTAAATTTAGGATTCAAAGTTATTAAAATATCTAATTTTCTGTTTTCCTTCTGTTCCAAAATTCTTATCTCTTTAAATGCTGCAAACTGTATTCCACTATTCCTTACAATATTCAATTCCACAGTTTCTAAATGACTTCTTACATTTTTATAATGATTTATAGTGTCTATCAATTCTAGATAGCTGTCCTCTCTAATAGATTCATCTCGAGTCTTGATTTTAAATTTCCCAGGTTCTCCATTATATTCAAACCATTCCTCAACCTCAAACCCTTTATACAGCTCCTTGCACATTTTTCTCAAGACTCCTGTTGTGCCTCTAGTAATTCTAGATAGTACGGCTTTCTTTAAAAGTTTTCTTTTCTGATCAATCTCCACATTCCCCACATGGTCAGAGTATCCCCAAAACATCAGGTCTAGTTCATCATTTGTCATTCTATCTATACTTTCTAAAAGATTGAGTTTATCTCTGAATCTATCATCTTGTTCTTTCAATACACTATCTATGCATTTGTAGATATTCAAGGTATTTACATCACTTAGAGTTGAAGTCGCAGCTATATCTATTAACTGTAAATCTTTTATTCTAATCATTCTTCTTCAGCTCCTGCATAGTTTATATTTTTACTTCCGCATACAGCAAATTGATTTCTATTTATTATTGTAAATTTAGGGCTAGTTATCACACATCTTTTCACACCTACGTTCTTTAAGATTTGTACTATATCATCAGGATTTATATCCTTTCCTAAGACTCTTCGTTGGTCATATATAAATTTATCTATTGCCTTTGCAATCTTCTCTTTTATTTCAGCTAGTTCAACTTCCTTTTGTTTATCTATATAGTAATCTAAGTTAATATCATAATTAATTTGCTCTGGATCCACCAGTACAACTTTATCTGTCAAGGGTCTTTTAAACTCATCATTTAATTGGTTTTTAATTAATTTCTTCAACTCACTCGAGGCAGCCCCTTCACCTGTTAGCGCATGAATATTAACTACACACGGACTCGGACTTGAAACAAATACATCTATTATTTTTGGAGAAGTGCTCTTAGTCCAGAACTCGTATGATTTTTTACTCCCAGCAGTTGTAAAACTATCTGGTACCAGTCTTAATCTCTCCCTGTAATTGCTATCCGTTTCTATATCAGTTCCACCATTTGAAATCGTTATATTTTCAACCTTTTCAAAATACGGGTACAAGTCAACCATCGTATTTATAGCTCCTATTTCTATATCATTACCCTCGATACCAGGTTTTGTACAGGTAGCTACTCCTTCAACATATTCCTGTCCCACTTGAATTACATATTCCTCATCAGTTGCAAAATATATAGTTCCATGTTTTATTAGACTCCCCTTAGGAATAATAATCTTTTTAGTCTTAGGGCTTATAATGTGGAATCTGAATGTGGCTTTGGCAAACTGTTCCTTGTTTCTTATTCCTCTATCACCATAAATTTCACCAAGTAAATCCAATCTATCCTTTCTAGCAAACCTCAAGTAATTTTGTTTTATAGCATCGTTATACTCTTCCTCGCGCATAGCTAGAAGATAAGCAACCGCGCCAAATATATGTGTTTCTGGACTTGCTTTCGTCAAAGTTAAGTTAGATAATTCTTCATATTTCTTCATCATTTTTGCTTTTAAAAATCTTGCATTAGAATCTATTATTTCACTCATTGAATCACCTCAATTTCAACCATGATTATAAGTTTTTCATCACTCGATAGCTCAATCTCTAAATTTTTTAGAATTGCCCTTGGCTCATATTGCTTTAGTTTTTTTATCATAAAGCCAAATAAAAGGTGTTTTACCTGAGTCATTTTTTTATCTACTATATTTGGATTCAAACTAAACCCTCTATCAAGTGGCTGTTCACTCTCCAATATTCTTAAAATCATGTGAACGTTTCTCATAACGTCCTCAACTACATTTCTAGGTTTATAATTTATAACATCATCACTTCTAATTAAATATCCCATTCTAAAACCTCTACTTCTTAAATGTATTCACTTTTTTATCTTGCTCTGTTTCTATTTTGTCTTTTTCCCCTGT comes from Fusobacterium sp. DD2 and encodes:
- a CDS encoding phage tail protein — encoded protein: MIRIKDLQLIDIAATSTLSDVNTLNIYKCIDSVLKEQDDRFRDKLNLLESIDRMTNDELDLMFWGYSDHVGNVEIDQKRKLLKKAVLSRITRGTTGVLRKMCKELYKGFEVEEWFEYNGEPGKFKIKTRDESIREDSYLELIDTINHYKNVRSHLETVELNIVRNSGIQFAAFKEIRILEQKENRKLDILITLNPKFSGFKELMGVQIRNEI
- a CDS encoding phage tail protein, encoding MRFNGLTNQGKAYLAKIQANQSAIKFKKIVIGDGRLDEHDNPLELKTLINKKFEKGIISKEQKGDIVTLLTYVDNVSLSQGYYPREIGVYVDDNGVEVLYYYMNDGDETSWVPPESYGPFKIELKLNIIASNSDSIIVNNLAKEMYVSKDYVDTQLKKKEDVISKGSAFNKNYGITKGTTLEGDKYSVMEGIAGDKINPGFIQDSGEKKENKFYLDKNTGRLYRCLKTTQSTTNSTDFFRDVSLANI
- a CDS encoding baseplate J/gp47 family protein, with protein sequence MSEIIDSNARFLKAKMMKKYEELSNLTLTKASPETHIFGAVAYLLAMREEEYNDAIKQNYLRFARKDRLDLLGEIYGDRGIRNKEQFAKATFRFHIISPKTKKIIIPKGSLIKHGTIYFATDEEYVIQVGQEYVEGVATCTKPGIEGNDIEIGAINTMVDLYPYFEKVENITISNGGTDIETDSNYRERLRLVPDSFTTAGSKKSYEFWTKSTSPKIIDVFVSSPSPCVVNIHALTGEGAASSELKKLIKNQLNDEFKRPLTDKVVLVDPEQINYDINLDYYIDKQKEVELAEIKEKIAKAIDKFIYDQRRVLGKDINPDDIVQILKNVGVKRCVITSPKFTIINRNQFAVCGSKNINYAGAEEE